The Anastrepha ludens isolate Willacy chromosome 2, idAnaLude1.1, whole genome shotgun sequence DNA window acatatatatgctcactcaagtaggagcgAGCCAGATGTCGAATGTTATCGAACGCggaggccgattgtgctcttcgtcgttcgttccgcgctttcgcttgcagttcaagcaaggtaattacgcatgagcaagataacgacacattttttcgtgcgtgtagccggctaaatcgaattataacacgttatcacgtcaaaaaagaaTATGAAAATAGAAGCAGCATATTTTTTGACTcccacagatatttttttagttgCCAAAGTGTCGATTTTTAGCAGAACCATGTTTTTGTCTCCGctggcagcatgacattcgaCAGCATTGAAGAAAGCGGTTTTAATTCATCagccaacaaattttttaatacaatttgctCGAGGAATCGGAAATTGAATTGGatgcaacaaatttttgtatatatttccaATTTCGTTAAACAGAgttccaaaaaatttattgcattttcaatTCCTTCCAAAGTATAATTCcacttaaaaaatacaatttcttatattggaattgaaaaaaaaaaaattgaaattactctaaggaattaaaaaagtaatcaaCTGCTTTGCCTTCCAAAAGGGATCATTACGATCAAGCTCTGGTTGTAGACTCTGTATACCAAATTGCTCAGAACGATGAGAGAAGTCGATTTAATCCTGTCTGCCCACCTGTGGGTACGATAACTACAGCAAAAAATTACTCATATGATATTTAAAGgacatcacacacacacataacggTAATTTTGAAGCCAGAAAACGTTGTATAACTgttataaataaagcaaaattactcacATTCATGTAAATGATGAacccaaaaaagaaaatacgacgcaattaaaattttagcaaatgggCGGCGGTACATCCACTTTGGAGTTAATGTGTGGGTCTCTATAACGGCTTAATAAAACTCGTCGAAACTTGGTGCACGCTTTGCTCGCCATCCCATTTAAATCCGGCATAACTGATAAATGATTCGATAAACGCACTCCTCGTGatattgatacatttttttggcgttttttcaTCATAATTCCATCTGGATTTGATCAGTGAAGCGCCGAATGCCATCTTTTCGttcaataattatttcttcGCATGTGACAGTTGTCAAAAACTCCTTCTGTGccataaactgaaaaaaatgctGCTAAAATCAAAATAGGCGGTCTTAATGTGACATccaaaaactattgtatttaGATCTCAGTAAAACTTGGtgcatataatacattttttttcatacggAAACGAAACTGGGATCTAAGTaaaagttgaatttttaaacaatttaattcaatttgaaaaaaaatatatatatagtgttgttgtttttgcagcagTTCACCGAGCTTTGCCAGCACAACGTAGTCACCGGCCGTCATCGTTTATCTCATCTAacagtaggcccaggaaacacgTTGTTTCTACGtggttggtctccttgccgcggggatggggCTTAAATGAAGGCTAAATTCCTTTTAGGAATTTAACCTGTCATGAACTATGAGGGAAGCTCTGTATGGGGATTGGTCGAACACCCTTACACGATACTGCGTGTGGGATGCTCGTCCAACCACCTATACGGAATCGTGCCGAGGACTGAATGGTGCAGGGAATTAAAACATGTGCATCGCGAACGGAGTTTCCCTCTCGAATACCTGGCCGCCTTCGAGAGTAACTGCGGGGGACCCCATTACTTCCCCTAAATACTCGTGGGTTGTGGAGCTTGACGTAGTCAGGCGAAGCAACTGTAAGAAACAGATGAATATGaacacacaaaaaaacgaaCTGAACAAAAAATTTCTGCCGCGCTGCGACACAATACCATCCTTCGAGGAGGATACCCTGCTGGCCTCCAGCCAAGATACGGCTGAGTCAGCAAAGAGTAAGGGAAGTACCAGCCATAGCACACCCTTACTaagcaagcaacaacaacaacaaaaagttctACCACAAACCTCGAAAAAGGCGGCGGACGGCACTCAGAGAGAGAGTCAGGCCGCTAGAAAACACAAATCCGAGGGTGCCCTCATGAAGTCTCGCTACACGAAGGCGAGGTTCATTCTAAGCAAGATTGCCAAAAATGAACTCGCTGGAGCGACTGACGAGCGCGACGCGGCCGACAAACTAAAATACCAGCAGGTGGTTAAGGAGTACAAAGATTTCTTATCCAACAAACCTAAAGAGGACAACATGAAAAAAGGCGATGCGATGAAAAGGAACAGGTCACAGGACGTGATCGACCAGGCACCGAAGAGACCTAAGGTGTCCAGCAGCATCGAAGAAACAAAGCAACGACCGTTCAGTGAGGTGGTTAAGGATAACCTCCTATATGCACTGATCGACGAGACCACAAACAGCGGCAAAGTGGTCCTGCAGAAGTGGGGGCAAGTGGAGGCCAAACTATCCAAGCTCGTGTTAGACAAGCATGTGGTTGGAGCACAGGGCGGAACTCTCCCTTCCTTCGATTCTCCAGGAGTACTTCGCGGCTGTAGGGTTATCAAGTGCGACGACGACTGGTCAAGGGTTGTCCTAGAAAGGTGTGTTGCTGAGATCAGCAGCACACTGGAAGGCTTAAAACTTAAGCTTATTCCAGCCAAGGACATCCCCTGCCCTCCTCGCGCTCGCATTTGGCTGCCGGTGATGGACTTGAGCGGTGCAGAAGTGCTGAAGTACCTGAAGTCACACAACCCTGCGGTGCCGATGGACGACTGGGCAATCGTGAAGGCAGAAAAACCGCAAAAGAGCAGCATGCCATTCGTTCTGCAGATTAACGATGAGTGCCTGCCAATACTAAAACAACACGACAACAAAATGCGGTTTGGTCTAAGAAAGgccaaactgaaaattttcaaagcagacaGCAATGAAAATGAGGAAGACCCAGATGAGGCAGACAACAACATACAGCTAGAAAGACTAGAAAAGCTCGACCTAGCTGAAGACAACAATAAATCCGATGCCTAGAGCCATACAGGCGAATCTGCAGCACTCGAAATGTGCTACAGAGAACTTGGATGTCTTCCTCAGGGAAGAGGACATCGACATCGGTTTCATACAGGAGCCCTGGGTCAGAGACAACGAGATTAAGGGGTTCCAAGACAACAAGAGCATCAACATATTCTACAACAAAGCAGACGGTAAGCCACGGTCATGCATAATcactaaaaaacacttaaaagcttttctgtgTTCTAATTTTAGCACTCCCGATTTTACGGTGGTGAAAGTGGAGCTGCAGAAATCGGCGATATACCTGGCATCGGTGTATATGCCACATGAGAAACCGGCGCTGCCAGACGAAGTGGCTCGATTCCTGTCAACATTGAACAGCACGGACAAACTATTGATGGGCTGCGACGCAAACGCCAGAAACGAGCTTTGGGGCAGTTCAGAGACGAATtaaagaggtgagtcacttttcgAATTCCTATTAAACACCAACCTAGACATATGTAATGTAGGGACTACCCCAACCTTCACTTTTCCGAGCTCGGCAAATTTTCCAGGCTGGGAAGAGGTCTTAGACATTACCCTATGCACAAATAATAATTCCCAAATAGTCACAAATTGGAGGGCATCCGACAAGAGATTCTTTTCAGACCACAGCTGGATCCTCTTCGATATCAATCTTAAGCTTGAGAAACCTTTCCCATATAGAAATCCCAGAAGAACAAACTGGCATACATTCCGTAGACTGACCCAGTCTAAACTTCAAAACTTAAATAGAACCATAACGTCAAGGGAAGACCTAGATGAGAAAGTAAGAGCTTTCGAAACTTCCCTgacgaaaggacttgaagcctCATGTCCCGCCACATACGGCAAAACAACCTATCCTACCTGGTGGAATGAAGATCTAAGTAAACTCAGGAAAATGACAAGAGAAATCTTCAATATCTGCTACAAACACAAATACTTCAAACCCTACAAAGACTGCCTTAGggaatacaagaaagcaatcaAAGAGGCTCGGACAGAGGCTTGGAGAGATTTTTGTAGTTCCATAGAATCGACCAAAGATACAGCCAGACTAGGCAAGCTTCTATCCAAGGAACACTCCTGTCCTTCCTTCTTGAAGAAAGACAACGGAGAGTGGACAAAATCATCAGCCGACACACTAGAACATCTGGCAAATACACACTTCCCAGGCAACACAgaatatattgagaacaataCTGACAGTGTTCAAACATCCAAACTATCACCCATTATAATCAACcacatcgtatcccaagatagaatACTATGGGCGATAAAACACTTTGAACCATATAAGGCAGCCGGcccagatgggatattcccagccatgctgtagaacactcgagaaacgacgattccTTGGCTGGAGGTCTTTTTCAGGAAAAGCCTTATGCTAGGGCACATACCAAAGAGCTGGAGGAGGGTAAAAGTGATATTTATCCCtaaagctggtagacgcggtcatgatacagcgaaagatttcagacccatcagcctatcctccttcatcctcaaaacgctcgagcgattgttggatgtatatctcagggaaaagattacagactcaacgatttcaccatctcaacatgcctatctcaaaggaaaatccacagagaggagcatagaatacaagcaatactcactagttgcttttctcgacatagagggggccttcaacaatgttaccacaagatccataattgagTCTCTTAACATGTTAGGCTagacataggtctcaacgaatggatagagaacatgctcaaaactaggtaggtgaggtaggcagcagcacgataaaacgctctgtcaacaggggaacccctcagggaggagtcttatcccctctactgtggttactagtcgccaacaacatcctcaccaaatttaaccaaaagggaattaaagtggtggcgtacgcggacgacatagtgcttatggtttcaggaatgtttccaaccacaatcagtgagattatagaaggagctctggtattactcagcaattgggccacggactgtggtttaagtgtaaacctgagtaaaactgaactgatgctattcaccaagaaaaccaaggtgccaaactttaatctcccaaaactaaacggcgtttgcctcacgctaaccaaacaggcaaaatacctaggggttatcctggaccccaaactcagctggaagtccaacgtagagtacagggtaaagaaagcgaatatagcactttacacgtgtaagagaatgttgggggAAAAATGGGATCTCCAaccaaaattatccaactggtcctacacagccattgtaaggccaatactaacatatgcggcactagtttggtggcctgcaacagaaaggaaatacaacaaaactaagctgaacaagattcaaagaacagcgtgtatcctaactacaggagcgctcaatgtactaacacatctattgccattagatttacacattaaaacaatagctacttgcagcgcggtgagactcagagacataggaaactggacaacaaggccgtacggtcacagtaagatcctcctacagggacccccgctgctcacaaacggatcagactacacagtccccgacctcaacttcaagaaaggctttacggtacgctttccaccgagagccgagtggagcaaaggagaggtgattggaagacacgatatcgaaatttataccgatggttctaagatgagctgtggtgtgggagctggcttccattcggagccactcaacgtatctcaatcaattcgtcttcctgattatgccaccgtgttccaggcagaacttttagcgatcagagaagcatgcaaatccctagaactctacaaggaagttggtgcaagagtagctatcttctcagacagtcaagcagctattaaggccttagactccaactacatttcatccaaactggtcttacagtgtagagaggagctgaaactgctcagccattggctcgaaattaccctgatatgggttcccggtcataggaacatacggggcaatgagatagcggaagagctagcaagaaagggctcggcagtagacatagcagaggcggtgacagtctccaccccactgaacacaataaaagcatccattgcttcatactatcatgctttagccgaaagaagatggaagcaaatacctacatgtattacaacaaaaaacacatggccgtcatacaaaatccaaaggacgaatgacctcctaggatgttctcggccaaacatttcacgtatcactgcaacccttacaggacattggaaagtaggggatcatgcagctagactcaatctacccttcaatcctatctgtagaagctgtcaatcggaaggggcgaaggagagtctgttccactatttatgtgaatgtccgggactagccagggcacgactccgatccttcggtaagcctttcttacagcaaattaaagaaatctcagacatagagataaaggatttgctgctatacttggacctcactaaatggatctgacttggaaaaaaaaaaaaaataacaacatcatctTCACACGAGATAAAGGTAGTAATACGGAGCTAGTCACTAATTAGGagggaaccgcgattattcatgaagtataaaagatatatatttaaaaaaactttaacatgaaagtatgtacaaaactacgattcgcaattactcaataagctaTGTAGTCTctatcgttgtcgagtatagcctggcatcttcttggcatgctttgaaccagcttttccgCGTAGCTCGTcgtcactttatcctgcttttttgtcctCACTCGCTTCAGGCCGCGCTccaaaaagtcatcaacattgtTGTACACTTGATACCGCTGATGTCACAtagcaacaaattttttgattttttaatcacttttgcagccgcggcgtaagataatttcggccctttcaaatgcgtgcataaaacacCGCCTCAAaatgcttcgcgtacttctcactcatttttgtttggttgcgtttacgggaaagtttcgaacgactgACTAACTAAcgtgagttagcactggcgtcgtagccctgcagtgggactattatgcagcaaaaagcagaacgaaatatatcttgaagttacaagaaaaaaccggttcttttcttctgacacagacagTATAATCAAGGGGCACCCTTGACTTTTGCACCACAAAAATTCGGCGCCTAATATTGAATTTGTTTTCGTCACCTTTGgaacaaaaactaaattcttATAGTTCCAGAACCGAAATATTCTACTCATTTAGCTCGGTGTGCCTTTTGGTTATGCTAAAAAGCTACAAAGACAACTCTGGGGACATTGCTTCGAGAGACTCAACTTAAAACGCTGCTTGCACTGAATTCGGGTTTCAAATATTGAGTTGCCCTTTCGGGAATCGGAGGAAAATGTTAGACGATTATTTTGAAATGTATAAAATAGATCTTGCAGAATAAATAGATtataaaatctataaacaaagtcATATTTCGATTTGAGGGCTATAtagaatttttattgtaatttttaatttattaacaaatttgaCGTCAAAGATGGTGCGTCGCATTGGAGAACAGTTGGACAATTTTCTTAAGTGATACGTTTGTATTTGTAGAAGTTCGAGTATTTAATTTatctttattacatttttaaggTTATTGCTTTTGCGAGGTTGCTGGTACTTGTTTGAGCACTACAACTCAACTCTTTGATCGGGCCAgcgcatttgtatgtacatacatacctacgtatGCCAAAAGTGCAATATGCAGAATTTCGATCACGTGAATGTATGCGCTGGCTATAATCTTAATAGTTGCGGATTTATGACTATCTGATAATCAATGTATCAAAACAATGTGGGGGGTAATTTTGCAATCGTTTGCGTCAGCTACGTGAGGTATAAtctttgcaaaatatttcgCTTATCCTCACTTATCCTTTGCAATAAGATTAGACGCTCTTGAGTTACGTCAATGCCACTTGTATTAATAATCTGTAGTTTAGTTCCACCGCTAATTTATTTCACAACCAACGTTTGCCGAATTAGTCGCATTTTTCGCAAATAGTCGTAATGTTGCGGTCAACATTCGTTTTAAGTGTGTCGATCGCGCTTTGCAGCGCTTTGGATTTGCATCACGTAGATTCCTACATTGATATACCTTTTAAGCCTATCAAAACATCGGTCAGTTTAATATATCACTTGAGTTCAGTTATTATAGCAATCTCAGTCTACTATAAGTGGCACAATCAATCCTTTTTATAGGCCGACCGCATTCGTCAGCATGGCTATCCCGCTGAGTCGCATTATGTGACGACTAGTGATGGCTACATACTCAACCTCTTTCGCATACCCCATTCGCCACATCTGCGTACTCAGAATGCAAGTAAACCTGTCGTCTTCATACAACACGGACTCTTCGGCTGCTCCGATTGCTTCTTGCTTAACGGTCCAGATAATGCCATTGCCTACAATTTCGCCGATGCTGGTTTCGATGTTTGGCTGGGTAATGCGCGCGGCAACATTTATTCACGCAATCACTCAGCGCTGTCAACCCAACATCCGAACTTTTGGAAGTTCAGTTGGCACGAGATCGGCACCATCGATATGCCCGAATCGATCGATTATGTGCTCGAACGGACGGGTGAAAGTGCTTTACATTATGTTGGACATTCACAAGGTGGCACAGTCTATTTTGTTATGCTCTCATCGCGCCCGGTATACAATGCAAAGATAAAAACTGGACACACCTTGGCACCTGCCGTATTTATGGGTAATGCAACCGATGGCATCGTGGAAGGTCTCGCACCATATGTGGGCACTCCTGGTCCAGGTACAAATCTGTTAGATAATCAACCGTTTTTACCGTATAATACCTATGTGCAACGTTTGTTAAATGCTGCCTGTGGTGGCAAACCGGCGTATCCGAAATATTGTCAAACACTCTTTTTAATGTGGGCTGGGAATGAGCAGTCAAATATTAATGCGGTAAGTACACCATATTGCAACAGCAAGTTTCACCTCAAAATAACATTACTTTCTGCTGCAGACGCTGCTGCCTCTATTGGCCGAAACGCATCCGGCTGGCATTTCTACTAACCAAGCTATTCATTTTATTCAACTCAAAGTATCGAACAAATTCCGTCAATATGACTTCGGTACCAAAAAGAATCGAAAGCAATATAACCAAACCGAACCGCCAGAGTATCCCTTGGAGAAGATCACcgccaatacatacatatactacgGCTTgagtgatagttctgtcaaagtGAATGATATGAAGCGTCTACCTCCTTATCTGTCCAATTTGCGGCTATTCTACGAAATGCCTGACCCAAAATGGGGGcatttggattttattttcgCCCAACAGGTAAAGGCGGAAATCAATGATCCTTTGATACAGTATTGCAGAGATTATGAACAGAATTTACAACCGTTATCATTTGACGACTATAAAAGGTTGGATTAAAGTTTAAAGGTATTATATTCACGCCTTTGTAATCTAATCTATCTCttctgcttttctttgctttttcaat harbors:
- the LOC128859330 gene encoding lipase 3-like, producing the protein MLRSTFVLSVSIALCSALDLHHVDSYIDIPFKPIKTSADRIRQHGYPAESHYVTTSDGYILNLFRIPHSPHLRTQNASKPVVFIQHGLFGCSDCFLLNGPDNAIAYNFADAGFDVWLGNARGNIYSRNHSALSTQHPNFWKFSWHEIGTIDMPESIDYVLERTGESALHYVGHSQGGTVYFVMLSSRPVYNAKIKTGHTLAPAVFMGNATDGIVEGLAPYVGTPGPGTNLLDNQPFLPYNTYVQRLLNAACGGKPAYPKYCQTLFLMWAGNEQSNINATLLPLLAETHPAGISTNQAIHFIQLKVSNKFRQYDFGTKKNRKQYNQTEPPEYPLEKITANTYIYYGLSDSSVKVNDMKRLPPYLSNLRLFYEMPDPKWGHLDFIFAQQVKAEINDPLIQYCRDYEQNLQPLSFDDYKRLD
- the LOC128854772 gene encoding uncharacterized protein LOC128854772, yielding MNTQKNELNKKFLPRCDTIPSFEEDTLLASSQDTAESAKSKGSTSHSTPLLSKQQQQQKVLPQTSKKAADGTQRESQAARKHKSEGALMKSRYTKARFILSKIAKNELAGATDERDAADKLKYQQVVKEYKDFLSNKPKEDNMKKGDAMKRNRSQDVIDQAPKRPKVSSSIEETKQRPFSEVVKDNLLYALIDETTNSGKVVLQKWGQVEAKLSKLVLDKHVVGAQGGTLPSFDSPGVLRGCRVIKCDDDWSRVVLERCVAEISSTLEGLKLKLIPAKDIPCPPRARIWLPVMDLSGAEVLKYLKSHNPAVPMDDWAIVKAEKPQKSSMPFVLQINDECLPILKQHDNKMRTPDFTVVKVELQKSAIYLASVYMPHEKPALPDEVARFLSTLNSTDKLLMGCDANARNELWGSSETN